From Bacillus sp. Bos-x628, the proteins below share one genomic window:
- a CDS encoding sulfite exporter TauE/SafE family protein, protein MDVAFLITLFFIGLIGSFLSGMVGIGGSVINYPMLLYIPPLVGVMSLSAHEVSGIGAIQVLFSTLGGVLAYRKSGFLHRSLILYMGCSILAGSLLGSYVSHFMPEKGINLVYGLLAIVAVILMLIPKKGQRAEVEEEVTFHKGLASGISFLIGSVSGVLGAGGAFILVPVMLSILNIPVRMTIASSLAITFLSAIGASTGKVLTGQVMLIPAVVLIVASLIAAPIGAKVGQKMNAVYLQWLLAVIITATAMKIWLDLL, encoded by the coding sequence GTGGATGTTGCGTTTTTGATTACATTATTTTTCATCGGATTGATTGGTTCCTTCTTATCAGGAATGGTTGGCATTGGGGGATCTGTGATTAATTATCCAATGCTTTTGTATATTCCTCCTCTAGTAGGTGTAATGTCACTTTCGGCACACGAGGTGTCAGGTATTGGTGCTATTCAAGTCCTGTTTTCGACGCTTGGTGGTGTACTGGCCTATCGGAAAAGCGGATTTTTACATCGCTCGTTGATTTTATATATGGGATGCAGTATATTGGCGGGCAGCTTATTAGGCAGTTATGTATCACATTTCATGCCGGAGAAAGGGATAAATCTCGTCTATGGATTGCTCGCCATTGTAGCCGTTATCCTCATGCTGATCCCGAAAAAAGGACAGCGTGCAGAAGTGGAGGAAGAGGTGACTTTTCATAAAGGATTGGCATCCGGTATTTCTTTTCTAATTGGCAGTGTCTCAGGTGTTTTAGGAGCAGGTGGGGCGTTCATTTTGGTGCCAGTCATGCTGTCTATTTTAAACATTCCAGTACGGATGACGATTGCGTCGTCTCTTGCGATTACGTTTCTTTCTGCCATTGGGGCGTCGACAGGGAAAGTGCTAACTGGTCAAGTGATGCTCATTCCGGCTGTTGTCTTAATAGTAGCAAGCTTGATAGCCGCTCCGATTGGTGCAAAGGTGGGTCAGAAAATGAATGCCGTCTATTTGCAATGGCTACTTGCGGTGATAATTACAGCGACAGCGATGAAAATTTGGCTGGATTTATTATAA